In the Topomyia yanbarensis strain Yona2022 chromosome 3, ASM3024719v1, whole genome shotgun sequence genome, one interval contains:
- the LOC131689603 gene encoding co-chaperone protein HscB homolog yields the protein MIKSIVQNIFTIRSVQRTMVNAYCLSTNICWSCNKPLVKTNKFFCVSCGSLQKVENEDFFNLLDVPKTFAVNMSVLSTNFRRLQSILHPDKFSQKSDKEKLNSLEWSSLVNKAYKTLNVPLERATYILHQKGILIDEENTSVDPEFLSDMMDINEQVEAAENVAELEAIASNLNSDVDHLYTVLYEYFDTNDLDKAKSTLVRLKYLLNIDGVIKEKLLKYKLQ from the exons ATGATAAAATCAATCGTACAGAATATCTTCACGATAAGATCTGTACAAAGAACTATGGTCAATGCATACTGCTTAAGCACAAATATCTGCTGGAGTTGCAACAAACCTTTGGTGAAAACGAACAAATTTTTCTGTGTTTCATGTGGCTCGCTACAAAAGGTTGAAAATGAG GACTTTTTCAATTTACTAGATGTTCCTAAGACATTCGCGGTAAACATGTCGGTGTTATCGACAAACTTTCGAAGGTTACAAAGCATTTTGCATCCTGATAAATTCAGTCAGAAGTCAGACAAGGAAAAATTGAACTCTCTCGAGTGGAGCTCACTAGTCAACAAAGCGTATAAAACTTTGAATGTACCTCTAGAACGTGCAACGTATATTTTACATCAAAAGGGAATCCTAATCGATGAAGAAAATACTTCTGTCGATCCTGAGTTTTTATCGGATATGATGGACATAAATGAACAGGTGGAAGCAGCTGAGAACGTGGCCGAGCTAGAAGCAATTGCTTCGAATTTAAACAGTGATGTCGATCATCTCTACACTGTGTTAtacgaatattttgatacaaatgATTTAGATAAAGCAAAATCAACTCTAGTTCGGTTAAAATATTTGCTGAACATTGATGGAGTTATAAAAGAAAAGCTGTTGAAATATAAGTTGCAGTAA